A genomic window from Bombus pyrosoma isolate SC7728 linkage group LG8, ASM1482585v1, whole genome shotgun sequence includes:
- the LOC122570446 gene encoding coiled-coil domain-containing protein 86, whose translation MTTDEKVTTAEEILNDKSSDIADTNNIIITNNTKKVKTKKEKSFEQQIPKGKPKSGRIWKEQKKRFSSIVKTRGIRLSFDKKQKLREDLKHVKEMSRAIKAEKQAEKEAKKERRRANLKRTKENEKKGEIVQVITNTAKLKKIKKKHLRMIQKRDTLNL comes from the exons ATGACGACTGACGAAAAAGTAACCACAGCAGAGGAAATATTGAATGACAAATCGTCTGATATTGCAGacacaaataatataattattaccaataatacgaaaaaagtaaaaactaAGAAAGAGAAATCATTCGAGCAACAAATTCCAAAAGGTAAACCAAAGTCTGGTAGGATATGGAAGGAACAAAAGAAGAG GTTTTCATCTATCGTGAAAACACGTGGCATACGATTGTCCTTTgacaagaaacaaaaattgaggGAGGATTTAAAACACGTTAAAGAAATGTCAAGAGCGATAAAGGCAGAAAAACAAGCAGAGAAGGAGgcaaagaaagagagaaggagggCTAATCTAAAACGCACAAAGGAGAATGAGAAGAAGGGTGAAATTGTACAAGTT atTACAAATACtgcaaaattaaagaaaattaagaagaaacaTCTGAGAATGATACAAAAAAGAGATACGCTCAATCTGTAG
- the LOC122570373 gene encoding protein HGH1 homolog has product MESLQEICQYLNPNTRLDLKAVALEHVLSVTGTTEGRELLLKLPDLLTQLIALTQDSSASISKDAALALINITADEAGTSAFLLISETQPKDGKYDYNLIHVCIRFIMDEESILADPCCMILSNMTRPQHLVDRVIALIETSGYTWDSIVAAFTAKHYNNSGANLHYLGPVFSNLSQSPHVRRYLMDKDRCVIQRLLPFTEYAGSLVRRGGIVGTLKNCCFDVQNHEWLLSPEVDILSYLLLPLAGPEEFDDEDNDKLPISLQYLSETKQREPDLDIRIILLEALAQLCATRKGREILRTQNTYIILREYHKWEKNKNALLTCENVVDILIRTEEEIGLDNLKDIEVPSEYTEKFHKMDQDFINST; this is encoded by the exons ATGGAGTCCCTTCAAGAAATTTGTCAATACTTAAATCCGAATACGCGATTAGATTTAAAAGCTGTTGCATTAGAACATGTCCTCA GTGTAACTGGAACCACAGAAGGACGAGAGCTGCTATTAAAACTTCCAGATTTATTGACGCAATTAATTGCGTTGACACAAGATTCTTCTGCATCAATCTCCAAAGACGCAGCTCTGGCTTTAATAAACATAACTGCGGATGAAGCGGGAACCAGTGCATTTCTGTTGATATCAGAAACTCAACCAAAGGATGGAAAATATGATTACAATCTAATACATGTTTGTATTAG GTTTATAATGGACGAAGAAAGTATCTTGGCAGATCCGTGCTGCATGATCCTTTCCAATATGACCAGACCACAGCACTTGGTGGATAGAGTTATAGCACTTATTGAAACAAGCGGTTATACATGGGACTCTATTGTGGCAGCATTCACTGCAAAGCATTATAACAATTCCGGAGCCAACCTTCATTATTTAGGCCCAGTTTTCAGTAATCTCAGTCAGTCTCCACATGTGAGAAG GTATTTAATGGACAAAGACCGCTGTGTCATCCAGAGACTGCTTCCTTTTACAGAATATGCAGGCAGCTTAGTGAGACGCGGTGGAATTGTTGGCACTTTAAAAAACTGTTGCTTTGATGTACAAAATCATGAATGGTTATTAAGTCCTGAAGTGGATATTTTGTCATACCTTCTGTTGCCATTAGCTGGGCCAGAAGAGTTTGATGATGAGGACAATGATAAATTACCAATTAGTCTGCAATATTTGTCAGAGACTAAACAGAGAGAGCCAGACTTGGATATCAG GATCATATTACTAGAAGCCTTAGCTCAACTTTGTGCAACAAGAAAAGGCAGAGAAATATTGAGAacacaaaatacatatataatactcAGAGAGTATCATAAATGGGAAAAGAATAAGAATGCGTTGTTAACCTGTGAGAATGTTGTAGATATTTTGATCAG gACAGAAGAGGAAATAGGCTTGGATAATCTGAAAGACATAGAAGTGCCCTCGGAGTACAcagaaaaattccataaaatggatcaagattttattaatagtaCATGA